From the genome of Salvia splendens isolate huo1 chromosome 7, SspV2, whole genome shotgun sequence:
TTTCACTGGCCGTGACTACCCTGTTGGATATGAAGATTGGCCCAGCAAGTGTAGATTCACAAACTTTGCTTGGGCCTTAGGGCATCAATAACGctaggggccgggccgcaaaaaGTGAATCCCGGCCCGGGCATTGCGTTGGACGAGCGGAAGTTGCGGCTGGGCCGGTCCCGGGGTCCGGTTCGGGCTAGCGTTGGACGGGCAGCAAACcaccaaaatttatttatttttctttttttattatttttttgtccaTTTATACTCATTTCTTCAACATTCTTTCACCAATTTCTCAATTTCTATCctctaaattatttcaatatgtTTTCTAGgacttgtaatttttattttttagggcttaataatttttttttctaggatttgtaattttttttccgcatttacgagtaaaataagttgaagttgtgaatactgtcatttattagttgcggcccaggTTGAGGCCTGTAGGGTTAGAGCTGTTGGGGTATGGGCCGCAACTATAgggaaatgatgacgtggaggggacttggggcctgaaatGGGGATGGGTTAATGATGCTCTTAGTCCCATTTGAAGGGCCATTGTAAAAAGGTTAATGGCAAACCAAACATCAATAATTTCCAGATATATGTCACTATCTTGTGCTATCTAGAAAACCAAACATACCCTTGACATTGTTTTCTTACAGCTAAGTTCTTGCAACTTAACATTTTAATTACACTTGATTACTCAATATACattaatagtactattttataaGCTCAAATTACACATCAACAATTTAATTTAGTAGCAAATGAaagtttatataataaaaaaatcatgaaaattatgaattttattatCACGGAGATCCAATTGATATGGCATAACGGTGAATGTATTTGTGTTAATGAATACTAACAAACTATTCCTCATTTTGATATTTATGATCCTAGATATATAATGAAACTAGAGACATTTTAACAGGGACAACATATAATCATACATACCAGATTAAAGGAGGTTTTAGTTATGGTAACAGATGACttgtaatatttcaaaatttgctCAAGCTTCTTattcatcaattttattttaggaTCTAATCAAAacccaacaaaaaaaaaatggatgaCAGTATGTTTTATAAGCCccaaaataattttatctaattatatattgaaaaaataaatagttatGATAAGCAACGCCAGCCACAACATGTagcaaaatcaattaaaaaatccCCCAAAAGAAAAATCAATGATTGATTCAGATAGTGCAGAGCGAGCGACACCCAGCATGTGCACCAGCTCGGACTCGGGCTccggctcgggctcgggctcgggctccaACGGATGGACCAAAGCCCGCGGAGTAGTGCTCAAGACTCTGGTCTTAATGGGCGGAGCACTGTTGCTGAAGCGCCTCACTAAGTCCACCACCCGTTGGGACCATGCGCGCATCGTCGCCGACTCACTCGCCGGGGAGAAGGTTACTTTCCTATTCAATTTGCCGAATTCAACTTGTGtgtttcgattttttattttttattttattttggatttgCTAGTTTTCGAGGGAGCAGGCTTCGAGGGACCCGGACAACTATTTTAATTTGAGGTGATTTTCTGTTGCTCCGTCTTCCGTTATCTGCTTTGGAATGTGATTGATTGCACGAGGTGATGATTAGTGTATGGAATATAATGTCTTAGGATTGTTGGTGTAAGAAATTAGGGTAAATTATAGAGTCTAATTTCGAGCTGCGGAGGAGTGTATGTCAGTATCGCGTGTTTCTGAGGATGCTTTGCCTGTACTGAATTATTGGTTTGTTGATTATACAGAGCATAAGTGTTCCTTTATTTGTTGTTTAAATAGATGAATTTGTGTCTATTGTAGAATGATTTTACACTTTTTTCTGTGTTATTTCTAGATGGCTCTCATGTCCAGCAGCAGAAATGGTTGATGGTTCAAGAGTTTTGTACTTTGAACAGGTAGATATGTCAAAATATTGTCTTGGATGTGTTTAACTTTGCAAGGTTTCTTTATCTTCAAGATTTTCAATAGATTACTTCGTGACAGGCATTCTGGAGAACTCCTCACAAACCTTTTCGACAGGTACTTGATCGAACTACTTCGAGAGTTTGAACCTTAGATATTGTTGATGTCTATGTTTTGGCAGCATTTTGTTTGGCGATCATACTGGGAAGTCATCCCATATAGAAATGAACATTCTCACTGATGAAAATATGAATGTCTTGTCAGTTGGATATGTTGCATATGTTTctactaattaattattctaacaGAAATCTCGATGCAGAGATTTTTCATGGTAAAGCCTTGCTCAAAGGAGATGAAATGTGATGTTGAGGTTAGGCCTAGTGcgtaattttattttcatctaTCTGCTTTTATAAGCTGCTACAGAGTATTACTTATGATGTTCATTAAATTACCCCTTCCCTTTGGATAGATGAGTACTTACGCTATCCGGGACTCAGAGGAGTACAAGAATTTTTGTGATCGGTCGAGGGATCAAAGGCCACAGCCTGAAGAAGTAATTGGTGTAAGTGCGATTACATATTAGATTGATTGAACCTATATCTAGATCTGACAAATTGTACCATATTCATATGAATTTTTATAGTGCCCCTCTGTTAGTCTTAGTGACCATCTTTGCTGGCTTGTGTGTTATGTTCAATAGTGTAAAATCATTGTACAATCTACACAAATTCATATATTTACTTGTTTCTTTGATGTAAAATCATTCTTCACAATTAGGTGGATCTAATTTTAGCTCATCAGGTTCGAAAGGTCTCATATGGAATAACTTGTATAATGAGAGAGAAAAGCAGTCTTATTATATTTTCGTCATTTAATAAGAATATGCCGGACATAAATCTTCCTTTCCGCCAGAGGAGATAGAGATGcttttaattgaataaacagAGTTGCAAATTTATTGAAGGACCAAGTACAACTTAGTGCTATCCTGCAATTAGAGAATGGCATTTTATAGCTGAAATGGCACTGTAGGGTAGTTAAATCACCACGTACTGATAGATGGGTTTGACTTTTGTCTCAATAGTTGCTAGTTGCAAATTGTGGTAACTGCTACTTTGTTAGAGGAAACTATAACTTTTGGGACACATGCAGTTTAGAGAGAAAATTGTAGGTGGCGTCAAAGATTGCAAAATATTATTGTATGTACCTCTCAATATCTGTCTTTGTTAGGAGAATATAACCAGTTTCCTTTTTTGGTGGACAAGGAGTATATACAATCAAACATAAGATAACAACATACTAGGTACACCC
Proteins encoded in this window:
- the LOC121742568 gene encoding chromophore lyase CRL, chloroplastic-like, coding for MIDSDSAERATPSMCTSSDSGSGSGSGSGSNGWTKARGVVLKTLVLMGGALLLKRLTKSTTRWDHARIVADSLAGEKFSREQASRDPDNYFNLRWLSCPAAEMVDGSRVLYFEQAFWRTPHKPFRQRFFMVKPCSKEMKCDVEMSTYAIRDSEEYKNFCDRSRDQRPQPEEVIGDIAEHLTTIYLKRCDRGKRCLYEGSTPSDGFPNTWNGASYCTSELTVLKNSEIHTSDIGYDYEGNQVSLGRKGSPYEFKPAPASSFSDPFSSLTIPPQFTEKRIEGSFVLQN